Proteins encoded by one window of Sorex araneus isolate mSorAra2 chromosome 3, mSorAra2.pri, whole genome shotgun sequence:
- the CRNN gene encoding cornulin, producing the protein MPQLLGNINGIIEAFERYSRTEGGCAVLSRSQLKKLLEQEFADVIVRPHDPATVDEVLRLLDEDDTGTVDFKEFLVLVFKVAQACFKTLNENPEGACGSKTSGSHSHRDLQEKGGQRHGFEEKRAGPNQGPKESSLGQPQASKGQSQAAAKGQGQGISSPQGSSRDRQSRAQSQLVGGDKRHETTERQSQAVEQAGSHQTSKSVTRTGTQVQTGITQNVSQGGGRLTGSSQQSYGQNRGTETHSQGKGQTSQGVTGGQVQTQTGSHTQTHTQVTEQNRYHQTGSTTPGQNRETETHGQDKSQKGQGMAGGHSQTGSQTQRHTQTTEPNRHHQTGNISNPTQQSTSGQSRWTETHSRDRNQTSQVVPGGQLQTQTGSHTQTHTQTTEQNRHHQTGNISNPIQQSTSGQNRWTETQSRDRNQTSQVVTGGQVQTQTGSHTQTHTQTTEQNRHHQTGNISNPIQQSTSGQNRWTETHSRDRNQTSQVVTGGQVQTQTGSHSHTVEQKRNPTAGQGQTQTQSGSGPKWTHVSNHQAGQTVQGGQAETGASTLPGRQEGSSTHPECSGTGGQGEESTVVHGEWVDDHTRETERRQGEKESTVVHKEWVDDHSDHTREMERRQGENESMVVHGEWADDHSVHTRETEQRQGENESTVVHGEWADDHTRDSEVRGQAQGSLHTSVPSFQGQESVQQEVKGGISGLYSYFKRTKP; encoded by the exons ATGCCACAGTTACTGGGAAACATTAACGGGATCATCGAAGCCTTTGAACGCTACTCCAGGACGGAAGGGGGCTGTGCCGTGCTCAGTCGGAGCCAGCTGAAAAAGCTCCTGGAGCAAGAATTCGCTGATGTCATTGTG AGACCCCACGACCCGGCTACGGTAGATGAAGTGCTGCGCCTGTTGGATGAGGATGACACAGGGACTGTGGACTTCAAAGAATTCCTGGTCTTGGTGTTCAAAGTCGCCCAGGCCTGTTTCAAGACACTAAATGAGAATCCAGAGGGAGCCTGTGGATCAAAGACATCTGGAAGCCATTCCCACAGGGACTTGCAGGAGAAAGGAGGACAGAGACACGGCTTTGAGGAGAAAAGGGCTGGGCCTAACCAGGGGCCCAAGGAGAGCAGCCTTGGACAGCCACAGGCTTccaaagggcagagccaggctgcGGCtaagggccagggccagggcatcAGCTCTCCTCAGGGCAGCAGCAGAGACAGGCagtccagagctcagagccagctgGTGGGAGGAGACAAGAGGCATGAGACCACTGAGAGACAGTCACAGGCCGTGGAACAGGCTGGATCCCACCAGACAAGCAAGAGTGTGACCAGAACTGGAACTCAGGTGCAGACAGGTATCACCCAGAATGTGAGTCAGGGCGGGGGCCGACTGACAGGAAGCAGTCAGCAATCCTATGGTCAGAATAGAGGGACTGAGACCCACAGTCAAGGCAAGGGTCAGACAAGCCAGGGAGTGACAGGAGGGCAAGTGCAGACACAGACAGGAtctcacacccagacacacacccaGGTCACCGAGCAGAACAGGTACCATCAAACTGGAAGCACCACCCCTGGtcagaacagagagacagagacccatGGTCAAGACAAGAGCCAGAAGGGCCAGGGAATGGCAGGAGGACATAGTCAGACGGGCTCACAAACCCAGAGGCACACCCAGACCACAGAGCCGAACAGACACCATCAAACCGGAAACATCAGCAACCCAACCCAGCAATCCACCTCTGGTCAGAGCAGATGGACCGAGACCCACAGTCGAGACAGGAACCAGACGAGTCAGGTGGTGCCAGGAGGGCAACTGCAGACACAGACCGGGTCTCATACCCAGACACATACCCAGACCACAGAGCAGAACAGGCACCATCAAACCGGAAACATCAGCAACCCGATCCAGCAATCCACCTCTGGCCAGAACAGATGGACTGAGACCCAGAGTCGAGACAGGAACCAGACGAGTCAGGTGGTGACAGGAGGACAAGTGCAGACACAGACCGGGTCTCATACCCAGACACATACCCAGACCACGGAGCAGAACAGGCACCATCAAACCGGAAACATCAGCAACCCGATCCAGCAATCCACCTCTGGCCAGAATAGATGGACTGAGACCCACAGTCGAGACAGGAACCAGACAAGTCAGGTGGTGACAGGAGGACAAGTGCAGACACAGACCGGGTCTCATAGCCACACTGTGGAACAAAAAAGGAACCCAACAGCAGGCCAGGGACAGACTCAGACACAGTCAGGCAGTGGACCAAAATGGACACATGTGAGCAACCACCAGGCAGGACAGACAGTGCAGGGGGGACAGGCCGAGACTGGAGCCAGCACTCTGCCTGGAAGACAGGAGGGGAGCAGCACTCACCCAGAGTGCAGTGGGACTGGAGGGCAAGGAGAGGAGTCCACGGTGGTTCACGGGGAGTGGGTTGATGACCAcacaagggagacagagagaagacaaGGAGAGAAGGAGTCCACAGTGGTTCACAAGGAGTGGGTTGATGACCATAGTGACCACACAAGGGAGATGGAGCGAAGGCAAGGAGAGAACGAGTCCATGGTGGTTCATGGGGAGTGGGCTGATGACCATAGTGTCCACACAAGGGAGACAGAGCAAAGGCAGGGAGAGAATGAGTCCACAGTGGTTCATGGGGAGTGGGCTGATGACCACACCAGGGACTCAGAAGTCCGAGGGCAGGCCCAGGGCAGCCTACACACTAGTGTTCCTTCAttccagggccaggagtcagtccaGCAGGAAGTGAAGGGAGGCATCAGTGGACTGTATTCCTACTTTAAGCGTACCAAGCCATGA